The segment GACCAAGATACGTATGCCATTCAATCCTACCAGCGCTCTTCTGCTGCTTGGGATGCTGGAAAATTTGACAACGAAGTTGTTCCTGTTGAAGTACCACAAAGACGCGGAGAACCAATAGTGGTCTCAAAGGACGAAGAATATACGAATGTTAAGATGGAAAAAATTCCAGCGTTAAGACCTGCTTTCACCAAAGAAGGAACTGTAACCGCTGCGAATGCGTCAACTATAAATGATGGTGCCGGAGCTATGGTATTAATGAGTAGAGAAAAGGCCGATGAATTAGGATTAACACCTCTTGCAACGATTAAAAGTTATGCCGATGCCGCACAAGAACCAAAGTGGTTTACTACTGCGCCAGCCAAAGCTTTACCAAAAGCTTTGGACAAAGCAGGCATTTCAATAAAAGATGTTGATTATTTCGAATTTAATGAAGCATTTTCTGTTGTTGGATTAGCCAATATGAAAATTTTAGGGTTAGAAGACAGTACTGTCAATGTAAATGGTGGCGCTGTCTCGTTAGGGCATCCATTAGGCTGTTCTGGCGTTAGAATTATTATTACCTTATTGAGTGTACTTCAACAAAATAATGCAAAAGTAGGTGCTGCCGCAATCTGTAATGGTGGTGGCGGTGCATCAGCAATTGTAATAGAACGTAATTAATATAACCTAATGCAATACGGAATTTGTAATCTGAGTATTGTTCCTCTTAGAGTTGAACCAAGTGATGCTTGTGAATTAGTTTCTCAAGTATTATATGGCGAATTATTCAAAGTACTAGAACAACGTAAATCTTGGAGTAGAATTCGATTGGCATTTGACAAATATGAAGGTTGGATTGACAACAAACAGTATCTTGAAATTACAGAGGATAACTATAAGAATATAACGCAACAGCAACCGATCCTTTCTAGTGATCTCATTGAGTATGTTCAGGATGAAAACGACCAATTATACACGATTCCGATTGGCTCATCTCTTAATGGTTTAGAATTGTTAAATCACACACATGACGGTAATTCAATAGCATTAAAACAGGACAAAACCAACCTGATCAAAACAGCATTTACCTACCTTAATGCCCCCTACCTTTGGGGAGGAAAAACTCCGTTTGGGATAGACTGTTCAGGTTTTACTCAAATGGTATATAAAATCAATGGTTATCATTTACTTCGTGATGCATCACAACAAGCAACACAAGGTATAGCATTAAGTTTTATTGAAGAAAGTGAACCAGGTGACCTCGCATTTTTTGATAATTCTGAAGGTCATATCACCCACGTGGGTATCATCATGGAAGATAATTACATCATTCATGCGCATGGCAAAGTTAGAATAGATCGACTAGATCACTCCGGAATTTATAATGTAGACAAAGGAATGCATTCTCACAAATTGAGAGTTATTAAAAAGATTATATAAAAAAAGCGATTAGAATTCTAATCGCTTTTTTTACGCTTATTTGCTAAATTAATTTCCTGCTTCTAATTCTGCAACTTTAGCTTTCATGGCCTTAAACTTATCAGTTTCGCCAATAGCACTATATATATTCATTAGCGTTTGTGCAGCTTGAATATCTTTAGGCTTCAATTTTAAAGTTGTTTCAAGGTAAGGAATAGCAGACTCATAAATACTTGTACGTTGCGCCTTTAACTCATCATAGCGCTTATTGTCAGCTTTTGATGTGCCTAGAGAATTCATCTCTGCTACTAAATCTTTTTCAGTACTTAATAAAAGTACAGCCATATTATTATAAGCATCTGTATATGATGGATCTAATTCTATTGCTTTTTCATAATAAGCCATAGCTGATTCGCTATCGCCTGATTCTGCCGAAATAACTCCTAAGTTATACTGAAGTTCAGCATTATTAGGATCTTTCGCTGTAGCTTCTTGCATTAAGTCTTTAAAGCGATCTGTGTTTCCCATTTTAAGTTGCACATTGGCTTCAGAAAGCAATAAACCTAAATCATCAGGGTTTTTCTCTCGAGCCAACTTCATAGCTTCAACTGCCTTCTCATCATTACCGTTAGCAACGTGGATTAAAGCAATATTTTTTACAATCTCTGCAGCTTTCGAATCCGTTTTCTTATCCTTTGGAGCGATATGTGTGCCAGCTCTAACCGAATAATCTCTCAGACTTTTAGTATCAAATGGATCTATTTCTCCAGTTTCTTTATTCGTTGCAGTGTACTGAATTGCGATTCCTTCAAAACCTAAATCTCTTAATTCTTCATAATATTTTAAAGAGGTATTATAGTCTTGTGCCGTCACCGCTGTTGATGCTGCATAATAAAGATATAAGGTGTCTTTTGGCGACATGCGATACGCCTTTTCAAAATCTGCTGAAGATTTTAGATAGTCTTTACTTGTTAAAGATGCGTTTGCTTTCGTAAGAAAATTATTGAGCATTTGAGATTTTAAATCCTCAATCTGCCCACTATATTTCCCACTGCCACCTTCAATAGTTCCTACCATATCAAAGCTTTCAATAGCTTTATCGATATCAGCATTTGATGCTGTACCATTCGCGTACAGCGCTTGACCCATTAAAAAATGGTATTTTGCTTTTGATTTATCATCTGCTGCACCCATCAATGACTCTGCCGATTGTAAAGCCGATTTAGCATCGGCAAAGTTTCCTGTTTTAATTGCTTTTTCAGCTGTTTTAAGTTCTTTCTTTTGTGAAAATGAAACAGTACCTACCAAAAGTGCTAGAGCAACTACAATTTGTTTTTTCATTGTTAATTGTTTTTATTATTAATCGTTATTCTTCTTCTTGGTTATTATCAAGAGTTGTGCCATCATCATTAACGTCTTCAATATCAGTGTTTTCAGAATCAATATCTTCTTCATCTTCTTTCATGACTTTTGCCACAGCGGCTATTGAATCACTCCCTTTAAGGTTAATGAGCTTCACACCTTGTGTGGCGCGTCCCATGACCCTTAAATCATTGACTCCCATTCTTATGGCAATACCAGACTTATTAATGATCATTAAATCATCATCATCTGTCACCGTTTTAATCGCGACTAAATGACCTGTCTTCTCAGTAATAGAAATGGTTTTAACACCTTTTCCTCCACGATTCGTAATACGGTATACAGCTTCTCCATCTTCTGGATCATCAATATAACTGCGTTTTCCAAATCCTTTTTCAGAAACAACTAAAACAGATTCTTCTTGTGGATTTTCTATAGCAATCATTCCAATGACTTCATCTTTATCATTTGCTAATCGAATACCTCTCACACCTGAAGCATTTCTTCCCATTGGTCTTGTTTTCTCTTCTTCAAATCGAATTGCCTTACCAGATTTCAATGCCAACATCACTTGACTATTACCAGTAGTTAATTTCGCTTCGAGTAGTTCGTCATCCTCTTTAATTGTAATCGCATTGATTCCATTAGTACGAGGTCTAGAATACTGTTCTAAAGAGGTTTTCTTAACCTGGCCTTTTTTAGTTGCCATGATGACGTAATGACTATTGATATACTCTTCATCTTTTAAATCTTGAGTACAAATGAACGCCATAACTTTATCATCTTGCTCAATATTAATCAAATTTTGAATGGCTCTACCTTTGGAAGTCTTGCTACCTTCTGGAATTTCATAAACACGCATCCAGAAACATTTCCCTTTTTGAGTAAAGAACAACATGTATTGGTGATTCGTTCCTACAAATAAATGCTCTAAGAAATCTTCGTTACGCGTTGTTGATGCTTTTTGTCCAACACCACCTCTATTCTGTGTTTTATATTCCGTTAAAGATGTTCTTTTAATATATCCAGCGTGAGAGATGGTAATCACCACTTGCTCATCTGGAATCATATCTTCAATACTCAAGTCACCACCTGCGTATTCAATAAGTGAACGACGTTCATCACCATATTTATCTTTGATAACAAAAAGTTCATCTTTGATAATCTCATAGCGACGTTCTTTCTTATCTAAGATATCTTTAAGATCTTCAATTGTCTTCATCAACAGGTCGTATTCAGAACGTAATTTATCTTGTTCTAATCCTGTAAGTTGACGTAATCGCATTTCTACAATTGCTTTAGCTTGTATTTCTGATAGCTTAAAGCGCTCAATTAATTTGGCTCGGGCTTCGTCTGCATTTGAAGATGCACGAATAAGCGCAATAACTTCATCTATATTATCTGAAGCAATAATTAAACCTTCAAGTATATGAGCACGTTCTTCCGCTTTGCGCAATTCATAAACAGTACGCCTTACAACAACATCATGTCTATGCTCTACAAAGTAATGAATCATTTCTTTCAGATTCAATAACTGCGGACGGCCTTTAACTAAGGCAATATTATTAACACTAAATGATGACTGTAACGCTGTATATTTATATAAGGTATTTAATACAATATTTGGAATAGCGTCACGCTTTAAAATATAAACGATACGCATTCCATTTCTATCCGATTCATCTCTAATAAGAGAAATACCATCAATTTTCTTGTCATTAATTAAATCGGCAGTCTTTTTAATCATATCTGCCTTATTGACTTGATATGGTATTTCAGTAACAATAATAGTTTCTCTACCTTGCACTTCTTCAATTCTAGCCTTTCCTCTAATCACAATTCGCCCACGACCTGTTTTAAAAGCCTCACGAACACCATCATAACCATAAATGGTTCCTCCCGTAGGAAAATCTGGTGCTTTCACATGCTGAATTAACTCATCAATCTCAATATCGTTATTATCTATATAGGCAATCGTTCCATCAATGACCTCTGACAAATTGTGAGGTGGCATGTTAGTGGCCATACCTACTGCAATACCAGATGCTCCGTTTACAAGTAATCCTGGGATTCTAGTAGGAAGTACTGTAGGTTCTTCAAGCGTATCATCAAAATTTAATTTGTGATCAACAGTTTCTTTATCGATATCTGCCAGCATTTCTTCAGAAATCTTTTTCATTCTGGCTTCAGTATAACGCATTGCTGCAGGACTATCACCATCAATAGATCCAAAGTTCCCTTGTCCGTCCACAAGCATATAACGCAAACTCCATTCTTGAGCCATACGCACCATGGCGTCATATACCGAAGTATCACCATGAGGGTGGTACTTACCTAATACTTCACCGACAATTCTTGCTGATTTTTTATGAGCAGTATTTGATCTAACACCTAGTTCATGCATTCCATAAAGGACACGTCTGTGAACTGGTTTTAAACCATCTCTTACATCAGGTAATGCACGTGACACAATGACCGACATTGAATAATCAATGTAGGCTGATTTCATTTCATCCTCAATGTTAATAGGAATCACTTTCTCTCCGTCTTCCATAAATATATAAATTAGATTTTTTGTAGGTTTTCAAATCGTGCTAAGATAACTATTCTCATAGTGTTTGAGAAGATTTAAGACCCAAAATTTAAAACTTTTTATTAACAAATTTTAGGGCAATTTTTAATAAGTATGTTGTTAAATCTTTTGAATTTCTAAAGTTTTTTCACTCTATTAGTAGCAGTCCTATATTTAAGGTACAGTTTTTGCTTTTTTATAGGTAGATTTTATTATTTTTAATGCAGAAAGAGTTTACTATGGATGATAATTTTTCCCCAAGAGTTAAAGATGTAATTGCATACAGCAAAGAGGAAGCATTGCGACTAGGTCACGATTTTATTGGTACCGAACATTTAATGTTAGGGCTGCTCCGTGATGGTAATGGGAAAGCAATAGATATATTGAATGCGCTGGATATAGACCTCAATCATTTAAGGCGAAAAGTCGAGATTCTAAGTCCGGCAAACCCCAATATAAGTGTAGCTTCAAATGAGAAAAAGAACTTACACCTCACACGACAAGCCGAACGCGCACTGAAAACCACGTTTTTAGAAGCTAAATTATTTCAGAGCACGTCGATAAATACAGCACATCTTTTATTGTGCATTCTAAGAAATGAAAACGATCCTACCACGAAACTTTTAAATAAGCTCAAGGTAGATTATGATAATGTAAAAGAACAATTCAAATTTATGATAACTAATGATGATGACTATCTAGACCTTCCAAAATCAGAGTCGTTCTCTGATGACGAACCTAATGATGAAGGTGAAGCTAAAGAAAATCCGTTCGGACAATCTTCAGCGAAATCAACAAAAAAATCTAAAACACCTGTGCTTGACAATTTTGGTCGAGATCTCACCGTAATGGCCGAAGAAGGTAAATTAGATCCTGTTGTGGGACGTGAAAAAGAAATTCAACGTGTGTCTCAAATATTGAGCCGACGTAAAAAGAATAATCCCTTATTAATCGGCGAACCAGGTGTTGGTAAATCGGCTATTGCTGAAGGACTTGCACTTAGAATCGTAAAACGTAAAGTATCAAGAATACTTTTCAATAAACGCGTCGTAACCCTTGATTTAGCGAGCTTAGTAGCTGGTACAAAATATCGTGGTCAATTTGAAGAGCGCATGAAAGCCGTGATGAACGAATTAGAGAAGAATGATGATATTATTCTTTTTATTGATGAAATTCATACCATTGTTGGTGCTGGAGGTGCCACTGGAAGTTTAGATGCTTCTAATATGTTTAAACCTGCCTTAGCACGTGGAGAAATTCAATGTATTGGTGCCACCACATTAGATGAATACAGACAGTATATCGAAAAAGATGGTGCCTTAGAGCGTCGTTTCCAAAAAGTTATTGTAGAACCGACTACCGTAGAAGAAACCGTAGAAATTCTTAATAATATTAAAGGAAAGTACGAAGAACATCACAATGTAGATTACACACCTGAGGCCATTCTAGCCTGTGTAAAACTTACGAATAGATATATGACCGAACGCTTTTTACCAGACAAAGCTATTGATGCTTTAGATGAAGCGGGTTCGCGGGTTCACATCACAAATATTGATGTTCCTAAACAAGTTATCGAACTTGAAAAGAAGCTCGAAGAAGTCAAGGAAACCAAAAATACAGTTGTTAAAAAACAAAAGTATGAGGAAGCCGCAAAATTAAGAGATGATGAAAAACGTCTTGAAAAGGAACTTGCTATTGCTCAAGAAAAATGGGAAGAGGAAACCAAACAGCACCGTGAAATTGTCACTGAAGACAATGTTGCAGATGTGGTGTCAATGATGACTGGCATCCCTGTAAATCGCATTGCACAAACCGAAAGTAATAAGCTTGCAAAGCTCCCTGAACTCATCAAAGGAAAAGTTATTGGTCAAGACGAGGCAGTTGCGAAGGTTGTGAAAGCCATTCAGCGTAATCGTGCCGGACTTAAAGATCCTAATAAACCCATTAGGTCATTTATATTTTTAGGGCAAACAGGCGTCGGAAAAACGCAATTAGCAAAAGTACTGGCTCGTGAACTCTTTGATAGTGAAGACGCACTGGTTAGAATTGACATGAGTGAATACATGGAAAAATTCGCTATTTCAAGATTAGTAGGTGCACCTCCAGGATACGTCGGTTACGAAGAAGGAGGTCAATTAACCGAAAAAGTGCGTCGTAAGCCTTATGCGGTGATTTTGTTAGACGAAATAGAAAAAGCGCATCCAGATGTGTTTAATATGTTATTGCAGGTATTAGATGATGGCTATTTAACAGATAGTTTAGGTCGTAAGATCGATTTCAGAAATACCATCATCATTATGACCTCAAATATTGGTGCGCGTAAACTGAAAGATTTCGGACAAGGCGTTGGATTTGGAACCTCTGCAAAAGCAGCACAAGCGAATGACAATTCTAGAAGCATTATTGAAAATGCGCTTAAGAAAGCTTTTGCGCCCGAATTCTTGAATAGAATTGATGATGTCATGGTCTTTAACGCTTTAGAGAAAGAAGATATCAATAAGATTATTGATATAGAATTAGCGTTTCTTGTGAAACGTATTGAAGATCTTGGCTATCAACTAAAATTAAGCAAAAAAGCGAAATCATATATCGCTGAAAAAGGCTTTGATAAAGAATATGGTGCGCGACCTTTAAAGCGTGCAATTCAAAAGTATATCGAAGATGCTTTAGCAGAAGAGATTATTAACTCACAGCTTCAAGAAGGTGACACGATTCATATGGATCTAGATACTAAACTGGATGAGTTAACGATTAAGATTGTTAAATCTGAAACACAAACAAAATCGTAGGGTTACCCCTCGAAATTAAAAACCTCTTTTTAAATAAAGAGGTTTTTTTTTGCTTCAAATTTTAAGATTGCCTAACTTTAAAATATGGCAGATCATTTAACACTTGATTTTTGTGAGGTTCATCTCTACGATAACTATATGGTTGTAACCGTAAATACTGGTGAAAATATCAGTTTGGAATACCATCATGTATTACAAGGTATTGCCGACACCCATTTTAAGGATACCCCTTTTGTCTATATCACACATAGAATTAATTCGTATTCTGTAGACCCTTCTGTTTATGCAGAAACTTCTAAAATCAAAAACCTTGTAGGGTTTTGTGTGGTTTCTAAAAACTATATGGCCAAGAGTGCTGCGAAGATTGAGCAGTTGTTTCTGGATAAGCCCTTTGAAATTTTCGATACGTTACCAGAAGCCATTGAATGGTCAAAAACTATTACTAAATAATATCCTTTTCTTTTGTCTTAAGCGCACCTCATATGAATTCTCATATCATACTGCTGTCATCTAGACAATTTTAATAGCTAGCTTCACAAGTCTTGGCTTCATATTACTTGAATAGATTTATTATATGCAGTAACGTGTATCCTCTCAAACTATAAACTTTGAAATAATGGTATAAAAAAAAGGCAGCTATTTCTAGCTGCCTTTTAGTTATACCCTTAGGGAATAATGTCCCTAATTATTTATCAATTACTTCTTACCAGAAGATACGATCTTCTTAGTAACAGAACCTTGATTAGTTGTCAACTTCACATAGAACAATTGGTTTGAGTATCTAGATAAATCGAAAGTCGATGTACCTTTAGATCCTGTAACATATCTAGTGTTAGTTTCAGTGAATACTAATAAACCTTTAGTATCAAATAACTCAATAGTTACGTTAGTTTCAAACTCAAATGAGTATGCAATATTAACTTCTTTATCAAATGGTACTGGATAAGCAGTAAAGTCTATCTCAGTTCCTGCAGTTCTAGCTTGAGGTGCACCACAAGCCACATTCACAGCGAATGTGAATCCTGATACAGAGCTATCACTATCAAATGTAACGTATACTGAATCTCCAGTTGTTGTTACAGATTGACCTATTAAGTTTCCATCAAATGCGCCAAGGAATGGTGCCGTAGCATCAAGACCGTCATAAACAAATATGAAATCAAATCCTGCTTCAGTTGAACCATCAAAATTAATTGTTAATGGATCTCCTGTACTAGACGTAAATGCCCATTCTAGGAATTGATTGTTTTCAGTACCTATTACTTCAACAGTCTCTCCTGGTCCACCACATTCAACGATAGTTGCTCCAGTCTCACAAGATGCATTCACAGCGAATGTGAATCCTGATACAGAGCTATCACTATCAAATGTAACGTATACTGAATCTCCAGTTGTTGTTACAGATTGACCAGTTAAGTTTCCATCAAATGCGCCAAGGAATGGTGCCGTAGCATCAAGACCGTCATATACAAATATGAAATCAAATCCTGCTTCAGTTGAACCATCAAAATTAATTGTTAATGGATCTCCTGTACTAGACGTAAATGCCCATTCTAGGAATTGATTGTTTTCAGTACCTATTACTTCAACAGTCTCTCCTGGTCCACCACATTCAACGATAGTTGCTCCAGTCTCACAAGATGCATTCACAGCGAATGTGAATCCTGATACAGAGCTATCACTATCAAATGTAACGTATACTGAATCTCCAGTTGTTGTTACAGATTGACCAGTTAAGTTTCCATCAAATGCGCCAAGGAATGGTGCCGTAGCATCAAGACCGTCATATACAAATATGAAATCAAATCCTGCTTCAGTTGAACCATCAAAATTAATTGTTAATGGATCTCCTGTACTAGACGTAAATGCCCATTCTAGGAATTGATTGTTTTCAGTACTTAATACTTCAACAGTCTCTCCTGGTCCACCACATTCAACGATAGTTGCTCCAGTCTCACAAGATGCATTCACAGCGAATGTGAATCCTGATACAGAGCTATCACTATCAAATGTAACGTATACTGAATCTCCAGTTGTTGTTACAGATTGACCAGTTAAGTTTCCATCAAATGCGCCAAGGAATGGTGCCGTAGCATCAAGACCGTCATATACAAATATGAAATCAAATCCTGCTTCAGTTGAACCATCAAAATTAATTGTTAATGGATCTCCTGTACTAGACGTAAATGCCCATTCTAGGAATTGATTGTTTTCAGTACTTAATACTTCAACAGTCTCTCCTGGTCCACCACATTCAACGATAGTTGGAAGAGTTTCACAAGTTACTGATAACTCATATGCTCCAGTTTGTCCATTGAATCCAGACACAAATACCTTGTATTCTTGACCTTCAACAGTATCAAATACTATTTGAGAATGAAGATTACTATGTATACAATTAGTATCATTTGACGTATCATCATTATTAGCTACACAAGTTACACCACAATCAGAATACACACTTAAGTACGTATCATACGTCGTGTTGGCACTACATGTACTAATAGTTGCTGTTTGACCAGTTCCTACTAATGTATACCAATCACCTGAGTTACTTCCAATAGACGTACAGTCTTGATTATCGTATTCTGGAACTCCAGTTACAGATGTATCTCCGCTGATTACGTCACCACAAGCAATTTCTGCAGCTACTTCACAAGCGTCGAGGCATTCTACAGATAATTCAAATGCTCCTGTACCGCCAGCGAATCCAGATACAAAGATTTTGTATTCTTCACCTGCAACAGTATCAAATTCTATTTGAGAATGCAAATTGCTATGTACACAATTAGTGTCATTTACAGTATCATCATTATCAGCTACACAAGTAATTCCACAATCAGAATAAGCACTTAAGTACGTATCATACGTTGTGTTTTCACTACATGTACTAACAACTATTGGACTTCCTGTTCCGACAACTGTATACCATTGACCTAAACCTTCTCCAAAAGAAGTACAGTCTTGACCGTCTACTTGAGGGCCACCAGTAACAGATGTATCACCGCTTACAACAGCGCCACAATCTAATACCTCAGCATTATCACAAGTACTTAATTCAACAGACCATGTATACGTTACATCACAAGACGCAGTATTATCACAACCATCATTAGCTGTAAACGTACGTACTAAAGTGTAATCTCTAGTTGGTACTGAACCTACAGAATAGGTTAGGTTGTCTAAACATCCATAGTTATTACCGAAATCTTGAACTACAAAGTCTAAACTTGTAATTCCAGTCTCCGTAAGCGTAACGATGTTACCTGCATCTCCATTTCCATTTACAGAAAGAACCGAAGTTCCTCCATCATGGTTTACGGTAACCTCTACAAGTGTATTATCTGCAATTGCAAATGACACATCAAATGCTGGTACAGCGAATGAAATAGTTGCACTAGGATCATTACCACCCACATCTGCTGAAGATTGAGCTGTGTTCCAAACTAATGAATTAGGAGTAGATAAGGCAGCACAATTAAATGTTGACGTATCTAATACTTCCCAGTTCCCAGCAGTTAATGATGCGTAAGGAGATGTGAAGTAATCATTAGTAGAAGTGTTTTGAACAGAGAAAAGTGAAGGAGCAAATAGCCCATCAAAATTCTCAGTATACGTCTCAGCAGCACTACCCTCATTAACTACAGATGTTAAATTATCTGAGAAATCCTGAGTATCACCACCTACTTGACAGTTGTCAGTATAAGGCGCCTTATCAGCAAATCCTGATGGCGTTTGAGTAACGACACCAAAGTCTTGACCTTCTGGGCACTCTACTATAGGATCAGTATCATCAACGATGATAAATGTACAATCGAATGGTAAAGATACGTTTCCACAAAGATCTTCAACTTCCATAGTTAATACTATAGTTGTAGAACAATCATCAGTTGGCGTAGCCACGTTGCTTACAACTCTGAAAATTAATTCATCCTCGTCAGCACAGTTATCAGTATAACATCCTAGGAAGGCAGTACCTTGACCTATGTCTCCTATACTCACTCCTGCTACAGTCCATGATGTATCTCCTGCAGAGACTTCATCACCTTGTTGTAATGAAATTACAGCATCTGCTGGGCAAGCTGCGCCAGCATCAGTACCAATAACTACAGCTTCAACAGGACATCCTCCAGTTGGAGCTTCTTCGTCTAATCCTTCATAGTTAATCTTAACAGGATCAGAAATAAGTCCACAAGCATCTTCAGCTGTGTAGATGAATACTTTCAACCACTGACAGTCAGAACCGAATTCTTGAACTGTTTTAGTTATGATTAAATCATCAGTACTTGTACAGTTATCAGAGAACATTGCTCTCATATCTTCTGCACTTGGCTCACCTAATTCAGCATCAAAACATAACGTTGTATTAGTAAATGAATCATCTAATTCACCGTTATAAACAGGCTTCATAGTATCAGCTCCACTATTTACGATAGTTACGTTATCTGCGAAGTTTCCACAAGAATCTTCAACAGTAAATGTGTAAGTCGCAGTCCATGCACAATCAGTACCTTCAATAATAGGCTCTAATGGTGACACTAATACTTCTCCACATGTTTCAGTGTATGCTGCAGCGATTTGATTCATAACTTCTGGAGATACTCCAGGGTTATCACTTAAGCACTGTAATCCAGTAACACCTGTTGGTAATGTTCCTACTAATACAGGAGCACTATCATCACCACCGAAGTAGCTAATTTTGATGTTATTTGCGAAGTTATCGCAATCATCAGAAATTGTGTATACATAGAATACTGCCCATTGACAATCTGAACTTTCAACTATAGTTTCTTCTTTAGTTACATTCACATTACCACAGTTATCTTCAAATAACTCTATGATTGTTGCAATAGATGGTCCTACTGGACGATCTGCGAAACAAGCATCAATAAATGACTCACCACCTGGTGCTTCACCTACTAACATTGGTGCAGTTTCATCAACAACAGTAACAACATGTTTAGCTGTTATTGTTCTATTACAATCATCAGTATATGTAAAGTTTACTTCAAACGTTCCACAGCTTCCTTCGAAAGCATCTGCTTCACCTTGAACTTCTCCTGCAATCTCACAAGCGCCAGTTCCACCATTTGAATATGATAAGAATTGTGGTTCATAAGTTGCTAAATCTTCACAAGCGATAGTCACATCAATGATTTCTGCAAATACAGCTTCTGGAGCTGGTTCAACAGTAATCACTTTTTGTGCAGTAATAGTTCTATTACAATCATCAGTATATGTCCAGTCTAAGAATAAAGTACCACCACACTCATCGTATGATCCACTTAATACAGCTGGTACAGAACCTGCGATTTCACAAGCGCCATTGCCACCATTAGTGTAGTTCAAGAACGTTCCACCAACTACAAAGTCAGAAATTGTTAATACTCCTGGTCCTGCAACACCATCTTGACTAGTTACGCTAAATCCAATCACATCTCCAGCAGCACAGTTTACAGAAACTGATCCTGATTGATTATCTGGCCCGTTAGAATCAGTTAACTCAATAACAGCTACTCCATTTACATAGAACGCTGGATCCCAGAATGCACTATCTGTTGTATTAAAATCCCAACTAAAGCTATAGTTTCCGCTTGTAGGACATGTAGCAGTAGCAATTACTGGTACATCGTTTGAACCATCAG is part of the Formosa sp. Hel1_31_208 genome and harbors:
- a CDS encoding C40 family peptidase, which gives rise to MQYGICNLSIVPLRVEPSDACELVSQVLYGELFKVLEQRKSWSRIRLAFDKYEGWIDNKQYLEITEDNYKNITQQQPILSSDLIEYVQDENDQLYTIPIGSSLNGLELLNHTHDGNSIALKQDKTNLIKTAFTYLNAPYLWGGKTPFGIDCSGFTQMVYKINGYHLLRDASQQATQGIALSFIEESEPGDLAFFDNSEGHITHVGIIMEDNYIIHAHGKVRIDRLDHSGIYNVDKGMHSHKLRVIKKII
- the gyrA gene encoding DNA gyrase subunit A, with the translated sequence MEDGEKVIPINIEDEMKSAYIDYSMSVIVSRALPDVRDGLKPVHRRVLYGMHELGVRSNTAHKKSARIVGEVLGKYHPHGDTSVYDAMVRMAQEWSLRYMLVDGQGNFGSIDGDSPAAMRYTEARMKKISEEMLADIDKETVDHKLNFDDTLEEPTVLPTRIPGLLVNGASGIAVGMATNMPPHNLSEVIDGTIAYIDNNDIEIDELIQHVKAPDFPTGGTIYGYDGVREAFKTGRGRIVIRGKARIEEVQGRETIIVTEIPYQVNKADMIKKTADLINDKKIDGISLIRDESDRNGMRIVYILKRDAIPNIVLNTLYKYTALQSSFSVNNIALVKGRPQLLNLKEMIHYFVEHRHDVVVRRTVYELRKAEERAHILEGLIIASDNIDEVIALIRASSNADEARAKLIERFKLSEIQAKAIVEMRLRQLTGLEQDKLRSEYDLLMKTIEDLKDILDKKERRYEIIKDELFVIKDKYGDERRSLIEYAGGDLSIEDMIPDEQVVITISHAGYIKRTSLTEYKTQNRGGVGQKASTTRNEDFLEHLFVGTNHQYMLFFTQKGKCFWMRVYEIPEGSKTSKGRAIQNLINIEQDDKVMAFICTQDLKDEEYINSHYVIMATKKGQVKKTSLEQYSRPRTNGINAITIKEDDELLEAKLTTGNSQVMLALKSGKAIRFEEEKTRPMGRNASGVRGIRLANDKDEVIGMIAIENPQEESVLVVSEKGFGKRSYIDDPEDGEAVYRITNRGGKGVKTISITEKTGHLVAIKTVTDDDDLMIINKSGIAIRMGVNDLRVMGRATQGVKLINLKGSDSIAAVAKVMKEDEEDIDSENTDIEDVNDDGTTLDNNQEEE
- a CDS encoding acetyl-CoA C-acyltransferase, whose protein sequence is MSRDVVIVSTARTPIGSFLGALSTIPAPKLGAIAIKGALDKIKLNPELVEEVLMGNVVQAGTGQAPARQAAIYAGIPDSVPCTTINKVCASGMKAVMQAAQSIALGDTDIIVAGGMENMSMIPHYLHARTGTKFGPATLIDGMQKDGLVDAYDQNAMGVCADACATEYEFSREDQDTYAIQSYQRSSAAWDAGKFDNEVVPVEVPQRRGEPIVVSKDEEYTNVKMEKIPALRPAFTKEGTVTAANASTINDGAGAMVLMSREKADELGLTPLATIKSYADAAQEPKWFTTAPAKALPKALDKAGISIKDVDYFEFNEAFSVVGLANMKILGLEDSTVNVNGGAVSLGHPLGCSGVRIIITLLSVLQQNNAKVGAAAICNGGGGASAIVIERN
- a CDS encoding tetratricopeptide repeat protein; this encodes MKKQIVVALALLVGTVSFSQKKELKTAEKAIKTGNFADAKSALQSAESLMGAADDKSKAKYHFLMGQALYANGTASNADIDKAIESFDMVGTIEGGSGKYSGQIEDLKSQMLNNFLTKANASLTSKDYLKSSADFEKAYRMSPKDTLYLYYAASTAVTAQDYNTSLKYYEELRDLGFEGIAIQYTATNKETGEIDPFDTKSLRDYSVRAGTHIAPKDKKTDSKAAEIVKNIALIHVANGNDEKAVEAMKLAREKNPDDLGLLLSEANVQLKMGNTDRFKDLMQEATAKDPNNAELQYNLGVISAESGDSESAMAYYEKAIELDPSYTDAYNNMAVLLLSTEKDLVAEMNSLGTSKADNKRYDELKAQRTSIYESAIPYLETTLKLKPKDIQAAQTLMNIYSAIGETDKFKAMKAKVAELEAGN